cgcTCGCGCACCAGGTGGGAGGGGCTACCTTCGCCTTAGGTTTGTTTTACCTGcgcgtcgtcttgcaggcgggtcgcgatagatattgtttactttacagtgtgtagttcagctccgacacacacagactctgtaattaattcatgaattattattgtgccttataaataccagttataagctaatgttcaataggtctatattgtaaatgtttatatttctttatgagtgataatgtatattaagatgtttggaggaaagagacaccataataatttaatgtatgttttatgcactttaaaatgaagttacactcagagaaatgcttgtacttgaaattgtgtttaatttgaataagatatagtctggatgaggaactgaaggctttctgtcgttactgctgctgcattcattctgtattctacagatatacgtTGTTGCTGTGCTATCAAtcttgggacccataacatatatctccaaccaatattttgacataaaaaaaatgaatataacaTTAGGGTACAATGAGGCAAAAATCgaggtacgtacctccttggtgttgtcagaacatgctattACATtaaggcttatggttagagtgtgtgtgtccaagcaacttcgacgaagaaagaaataattgtaTACGTTTTCGTGGAAAAtcgttttgaaaaaaatattttcttttttttttggggggggggggggggggggggcgccaggggtgaagcttgcctagagcgccaaatgtgctagggccggccctgcacacacacacacacaggtgaaaagCCATGTGATGGTAAATatactctttctttcttcttcttcttgatcaCCCTGTATCTTTATGACCAggttcacagagacagagacacacatggaGGTGTTTACCCTTCATGTGGACATTGTGGAACCTGAATGCAGCATTATAAAGCTTGGGCCTCAATCCTTGGAGGTGCCTGAATTCTACAGCCTCTCCGAAGCACTCGATGGCAACGCGCTGTCTTTCCACTACGAGCGGAGGTCTAGCCTGGAGTGTAGCATCCATCTGACCGGCCATGACACCCACCTGCCAGCCCATGGCCAGCTGGTCACTGGAGAGCCAGAGAAAGCCACCAAGAGAGGGGACGAGCCAGAGAGTTTCATCCCCTTACGTCAGCAACTAGGTAATCGATgaaaatgcatgatgggaaatccACGATCCCCAGTTTCTGCACGAGTGAAAAGTAAACATTTCACCAAtacaaaacatgtttgtatttaactGCCAGCAGCTTGTAGAGAAGAGACTAAAACGTCTCtatttaaatacagaccatAGTTAAAGCTTGAACAGATTGATGTCTGACCATATCTCCGTATGGTTTTGTCATTATTCAGATAATAAAGCCAGAGCCACGTGTAAAACCGAGGACTGCCTGAAGGGTCTGAAGCTGGTTAAGATGACCAAGATTCCCTGTGATGACTTCCTGTTAATGGGAGTTCGGTATCAGCACAGAGATCCTCCATCTCCAGATATAGATTACATCACAATTCGATTGGACCTCAAGGACTCCAGGAGTGGCAGCATATACAAGGTAATTTGGATCCTCTACAGCCTGGCGCCAACTCAAAGTGATTTGAAATATGTAAAGTTTCAAGCGGGGGAAACAAACAAAGGGTCATTTGATGTACTGCTAATGAGTACAAGTAGCTTTGGcatgaaaaatatattgaatGACTTCACAGAGTATTCAAGTTCACATGTCAGTAAGTGTAAGAAAGTTTAAGACAGGCTACATTAGTAAACTTGCTATGACAGTCTTTGATTTTCTTTGGTTATTATTTTTGGTGATTTTTGGCATTACATAAATTCGATATGGTTAATGTGATAGAAACAATATCAATTTTGAAGTATAATGTTTTGTGGTTTATTTCTCTTTACACGCTGGAGTAGTCTGAACAGATCTGGATTCCAGTGCGGATAGTTGGTGCAATGCCCAATCAGCCTCCGAAACCATCGTTCATGTCCATGTTCATCCTGGAAGTGGACCAGTTCATCCTCACTCCACTCTCCACTGCTACACTAGATGCTGAAGATGAGGAAACTGTCAAGCAGCTCTTGGTTTTCAACATCACCAAACCCCCTGTGGACGGCTTCCTCACTCATCTGTCCGATCACACCCGCCCAATCTCCTCCTTCACATGGCTGGATCTCAATGACATGCTCATTGGGTATCAACCTCCGAACTCTTCTCATACTCAACGAAGGAATTACGAGGTAGCGTATCCctttcaaatattaaaatatttatattttaaatataaatattttggtATAGTCTATAGCCTGAAAAGTTCTGTCTCCGTCCCTACAGATTGAATTTGGGGTGCACGATTTTTTCTTTGAGAAGAGCCCATCAATGACTGTTCACGTGTCTGTAAGGAATGCAGACACGAATGCACCCAGAGTTTCCTGGAACATGGGTATGTTGACAATTTCAAAttgcaaattaaataaaagaattcAGATtgcatttacacttacagtttatgAGATGACTATGTGTAATGCATTGTTTCGATGCCATGCCaaattttcagttttgtttataTTCCAACCTTTCAACAGCAACAgagttttaaaataattttaacatTAACTGCAAAGCTAGCACctaagttttaaataaaaaaattgcagCTAGCTTGTGAAGAAAGTTCAACATCAAACACCTACAGAGCCAGACATTTTTGGAAGTTGGGGGAGACCAAAGGAGAGCTAAAGGGAAAGTGAAGAGGgggggacagagacacagctcaAATTCTAATCGATGCATTTTTTCTGTATATGTCTTATGTTGCTGATGGAGCAATAACATATTCTTGAGCAATAATTTGCGTTGATGTGTATGGTTCAgcttttgttttacttttggtCCTTGTTGGTcaatattaaacaaacaaaaacacaattaacaCAGCTGTACAACTGCACCAGACAAGGTTTCTCTGTAAGAATCGATATACTGAAGTAGAGAAAATCTAAAAATTGTGTTACACAGAATTTATGTCTTTGTAAACAAAAGCTAACTCAATTTTATCCTGAGCATCAGAGAACAACAGAAAGTTAGGTCTCTGAACTCTAAACTATATCTCTTTTTTAGTCGTCCTTCAAAATTAGGTTTGGCACACGTTGTACCCCAAATTCCactaaatgttgttgtttatcaaTAATCATTGCATAGGTCTAAGCCTATTAGAGGGTCAGTCTCGTCCTATAACGTGGGATCAGGTCCAGATTGTGGACAATGACAACCTGAAAGCTGTTCGTGTCATCACTGTGGACGGTCTGCAGCACGGAAGGCTCACTGTTAGAGGTACAACAACACACCTCTCCAATTTTATTGTTTAACCTTGGCTGGAATGGCAGCTCACTTTAAGAGCTGCTGTGACTCTGTTTTTACCACTTTTCCAGTTTTTGTAGAGAATAAAGGGATAGGTCACAGTAAAATGTTAATTCaatatctactcaccactatgccagtGGAGGGAGTCCACGCAACCCATCCAGAGTTTCAATGGTAATCAGCACTGCAGCCTAATccaaatacaattgaagtcaatcgTGACTACAATCCTGCCCCCATACTaatgtggtgtcatccaagtgttcgCAACCCCCCGACATTCATATAAAAGTCTTTCCCTTCCAAGACTAAAAGTCCACTGGAACTGGCTAAGctaatgctgtttacccctgagactccagaagtgctctgtggactcaaacacttcacccacccctccattggcacaGGGATGAGTGGGTAataagtgaattttaatttttctgtgaaccatccctttaatgCTTTCAGATATGTGTACAATtccaaaatgtatatttttgaaGTTCTGCTTTTATGATGTAATCTCCAGGTGGAAAAGGCTTCATGTTCACAGTTAACGATATCAGAGCAGGCGAGGTTTGCTATCACCATGACGACAGTGACTCAACCAAAGACTTCATTATCTTCCGTATCACTGACGGTCGCCATCAGACCCGGCACAAGTTCCCCATCAACATCCTGCCGAAGGATGACAGCCCTCCTTTCTTCATCACCAACATGCTGCTGGAGGTGTCTGAGGGCCAAACAGCTCTGCTCATGGGCTCCACCCTACAGGCTTCAGACATGGACTCAAGTGACGACTACATCCTATTTAACATAACCCGCCCGCCGCGGGCAGGAGAAGTCATGAAAATCCCAGGACCGGGGCTCACAGGTcaggagaatgttttttttttttttttgtgtgtttgttttctctttaacaATATCgtgttatgtttgtgttgcttgTAATTCAGGTTACCCTGTCAGCCACTTTCTGCAGAGGGACCTGTCACAGTCCTTGGTTTACTATCGACACCTCGGAACCGAGGTGTTTGATGATTCTTTTGAGGTGGTGCTGTCTGATTTCCATGACCCCCCAAACCTGTCAGAGCCGCAGGTGGGTAACAGAATCACGAAATGACATTCTACATGACGACAGCATTGTGCAATGTCAAATTTCTTGTGTAAACTCTAAACTCTCCCTTATTTAATCTTACCTCCTAACCCAACTAGTTTACCTCACTATCGTCTATCGACTTTTAGACTTTGACTCACCCTTCATGGCAAAGAAGGACTATATGGAAATCTTACATTCAAATGTTCATACTCTTCCATTAAAGGAATTGTCACCTGTGAATTATAGCTATTGTcacaccttttaaaaaaacGCTTAagtttaacaaaacatttttgtcATCACAGTTAAAGGATTAAACTGTTTATTATAACTATTAATTGACACTGCAGCTCAAGGTTAGGTTAAGCTTAGGTTAATTTCTAATTCATTTGATGACAGTTACCCGAAAATGGATCCTGTTGAATTAGATCCAATGGGATGAATGTGCTACTAGTTTGTTGAAGGCAGTCCCACTCTAGATACTGTACCATACCTTCAGCTTCTGGTTTGAGGAACAGTTTAACAAACGATGGACGGATGGACAACTCTTGAGTCTTTCTACAACCTGCGTAACCTTCTCTTCACTATCAACAATTTATACCAGCATCAAAAACACCCAAGCAGCTGAAACTGAGCAATCGCATTCCTGCCATCTCTCAGTGGTATTTCTGTTTTGAGTATTTTATAAAGCTATCGTTAACCTCGGCAGCTGCTTGCGTCCGAAGctgtatgtatctatgtatgtacagtatgtacaaTTTCAGCATTAGCAGGAACAGCCTTGCTAGCTGTTCTGTACATACAGTATAGACACAGTGAAGCTTTAGAGCTAAAAACATGTTGGCTTTTTACTTCCTGTGTTCCACCGGGAAGTCGGGAATCTACatattcatcctctgggaaccaaaTATGTAGCATCCAAAACCAAAACTGTTAGTGATTCATCTTCTTGGTACCATTATTGTTGATACCAAATTTCATGAAACCAACCAAGGGACATTGTCAGCTTTTGAGCCACACTCTTTGCGTCTCTAAAAAACAAGACCTGCTTTCTTACTCATTGTCTAGTGCAGTGGAATTCTGTCATAGAGTTGTACTATGGTGTCTTCAGATGGTGCTGGTGCACATAGAAGCTGTTCCAGACCAACCACCTAAAGAGGTTCCTGGGGCCAGCCGGTGTCTTGTGAACAAAGAAACAGAAGTGGTCCATATAACACGACAACAGCTTCACTTTGTAGACCTGGAGTCCCCTGACAGTGAGCTGACATACACAGTTACTACTCCGCCTTTCCACATTGGTCCTCACAGGTTTGTATGCTCTAAAAACTGAATCTATACACCCGAGTGCGGAGGAGCATTCTGTCTGAACACTGTGCTCCTGATTTGATGTGCAGCACTCCTGATGCAGGGAGATTGTTCCTGGTGGACAGTATACCCAAATTCACCAAAGACTCCAATGCACCTGTTCTGAGGCTCTTCACGCAAGTAACGCTTTGAGTTTTTACTACATTAAATGTACACGTGTTGACAGATTTATCAAAAACTCAGTGAtttatgttttgtcttgtttccaGCATGCAGTGAACTTCATGAAAGTGGCCTACATGCCTCCAATCATGGACATCGGGCCTTACCCCCAGCACATCCAGTTTGTTCTCTCTGTCACAAACCGTCTGGGCAAAACAGTCACTGGGATCTGCTTTAACATCACTGTGACACCAGAAGACAACCAGCCACCACAGGTGGAGGAGATAATTGTATCATTCTTGTCTCATTCATTGCATGTGGATGTGTAGAAAAGTGCAGATATATTCTGTTCCAGGTCATCACCAATGCTCTGACTGTAGATGAGGGAGGGGAGTGCTGGCTTGGCCCTGAACACTTGCTGCTCTCAGATATAGACTCTATGGAGGAAGCCCTGCGGGTGGCGCTGCAAAAGGAACCACAGCATGGAGCCATGCAAATCGGTGGCCTCCTGCTCCAACCAGGCCAGGCGTTCACCGTGCAAGACGTGAAAAGCTTTAAAGTTAGGTCAGAAATCCTGgtttattcatttctttatgTCATTTGGGATTTAAAAGGTTAGATCATCCTAATAGCACTAACTACATGTCCCCCCTATTATCCTTGCAAGTTGATTAAGCCAGAAGCAGTAcctgtttatatttacatcaggagggTCCTGGAGGCCTCCATGTTTTTCACAATAGCCCAGACTGGaataaactaaacaccttttgagtttgtatgacaactgaaggcggccacaggttctctatcaAGTTGGGATAAAAACTCAATctatgtttagtttgtccagtttcaactactgtaaaaaaaacaaacatgttggcCTCTGTTAATTCTAGGGTAAGGAAACAACAATTAGTATAATTGAaatgccaatagatccctttcacctacatcttacacactggacattttttaaagagacaATCTCAAGCTCATATTGATCATTACATTATTCCCCCTTACAAGATATGTGATGTCATATCAGAAAATTACATAATGGACTttattaaaaattatatatGGCCACATGATAGGAATGAGGCCATCAGAATGTCAGTGTTGCTATAGgaattaattcattatttgaacTCTGACTGTTTCCTTCTTTGGTCAGAATGTCTTCCCTAACTTGAATTTCTTTTTATGCACAGTTACAATCATGACAACTCAGAAACTCTAGAGGACAACATTGAACTCTCTGCAACGGATGGAAGCAATTCAGTCAATTTCATCCTGCAAGTGAAGGTAATTGTTTCGATTGTAAGGGGGTTCCTTAAGAAAATAGATCTAAATTGCTTCACACTATTGGACCCTTTTTTGTTTCACTTAAGTGACTTGCGTGTGTTCTTCAGGTGAAGCCCAATAATGAAGAGGTCCCTGTGTTGGTCGCTGGTTTGAAACCTGTTCTCAACTGCGCTGAGGGTCAGGAGATCACCATCACAGCAGAGTACATCTTTGCTTCTGATGCAGACAGCGACAACAGCAGCCTGGGCTTCTTGATTGCGCGGCAGCCGTATCACGGCGTGGTGCTACGAAATGGTGTCGTGATTGATCACTTCCTCCAGGCAGATATCACAGCTGGGATAatcacctacaaacacacaggtaGACTGCAGCGATCACCAAAGATCACCAATTTTAAAGGGTCACAGTCGCCCACTTTAGCACAGTGTTTACGATgcttttacatttcattacatatTATTTAGCTgctgcttttatccaaagcgacttcaaataagtgcattcaaccatgaggccaaaaacccagaacagcagGAATCATGTCAGTACATTAGCttcaaaaagccaaactacaaagtgctagaTATAAAAGCAATATTTGTGCATCttaacatgttttgttttgattattagGCCATCATCTTCTTAGCCAATGTGTAGTTAGAAGAGATAATGTTGTTGGAGTAAACATACTAATCTATAATTATCCATAAACTAGAAACTATAAGTTGTCCCTGCCAGCATAATATGCTGAAAGCTTGGTAATACAGTTAATGCGTTCTTTGATCAGATTCATTTTAGCAACCCTAACATAGCCTTGTTGTTTCCCTGTGTTTCAAGTCCTCCTgctacactctctctctctctctctctctctctctctctctctctctctctctctctctctctctctctctctctctctctctctctctctctctctctctctctctctctctctctctctctctctctctctctctctctctcgctctctctctgcacattTGGGTCTAGCACTCGGCACAAGGAGTGTGTGATAAAATCTTGTACCCATTTAATGGAGGGTATGGATTGGCTCTGAACTTGTGCCAAGTTTGTGCTCACAatattgcattttaaattaGGGTTAGGACCCAGCCCTTTTCAGATTAGACGGTTTTTGGTAGTAAGGCCATGTCAGGCCACAGACCATACAGTAACTGACATTagaaattcaaattaaaaaacttgTGACCATCGGCTGGTTGGGCCCAGAATGTTAGAAACCCTCCCCTGATTCCTTTAGAAAGGGGGAAAGTTCACATTCAGAAATCTCATTTGAATCTGTCAGAGCTGCACAGTTAACGTAAACAGGAGATAtattgagagagagaaacacactgtcTCTAAAAGTGCTCCGGATGTTGTTTCAGGATTGGAGATTGGTCTCACTCCTCGCCATGACACCATTACATTTGTCATTTCGGATGGAGAAACTGAAAACTATGCTCTGTGCTGCGGGGGAGGAAATCCCACCAGGACCAGAGGTACAGCGCAGCTCCGGGACAGCCTCCCTGTGTACGACCTCCAGATCACAGTGTTTCCAGTCGACAGCCAAGCCCCTTCATTGGAAACAGGTGGGCCATTTATTTCCCTTACTAAAATGATATACATGACTTATAAATGTAAAAAGGTCTAAAAATGTCATTGACACAGTAACACTGTTACACCATTATTAACTATTTCTCTATAgttgtttacagtttttcacaattgttaacacacaaaaagcgaaaattcggcacaatttgcacaaccttcacttcatgtaccaatcactcaacccaatttggcactaattcacactcccttatctgcattagactctgactttcattctttacactctgatttcaattacacatcacattgttgtcaaaacactatacacaatgttcagttgttgcacacacttctcaagtaaaatctcaaagcatcaacctacaacacactaatactcaaatctctaaacattcaggtctgttgagcaatttcacctcatttacacagccgaacaggagactgatattgtagatatggttcgtgagaacaactctatcacactcaaacaaataaaaactaggatcctggctgaccatgccacatttagaaacgtccagaccatcagcctctctacattggaccgtattcttcataggacagccatgtgaatgaaacaagtgttcagggtcccattttgtgcttgtaagtaccaacattcagcactgacacatgcatgtattttacctgtaatccaatattgttccttttctacagtgtctcaatgtagcccactgtgttgacctctctgtgtccatactgtaacttgcattgtcatgctgtctgtgtcagcggatccaggagcatgacacagctaatgtgttgtaccagtacatctttattgatgaggtgggattcaacctggtgaagaggaggcgacggggcagaaacgtcattggccagcgggccattgttgaggtccccggccagcgtggtgggaacatcacaatgtgtgctgcaatgaatcatcatgggatcttgcaccgccATGCCCAACTAGGGTCATAtaacgctgcccgtctcctcgtcttcctggatggcctgcatgacctgctggtaccacctggccagatagaagacccacagcggatccatcacgttgtcatctgggacaatgtgagcttccaccgggctgctcaagtgcgtgagtggttTCAGGGCCACCCACATTTctccgttctataccttccaccttattctcctttcctgaatcctattgaggaattattttcagcttggaggtggaaggtatatgaacggaacccacaggaccaggtcccactgctccaggccatggaggaggcttgtggcgacgtgagtgtcaaggcctgtcagcattttgtgtgtgaggttttcagttttctgcgtgcagttttgagaaagcctttattgttttgaaaaacgtgtgttaacaattgtgaaaaactgtaatttttgtgaagggggggggggggtggtgagcaggccggtttacagtgctgttctctgtgtgtaccgaaataaacctttttatgctgcatatttatgtgctgttttatgtttgactatgaaaaaagtgggcctacactgagacatttacaaaaggagaaatggctcattctccagagtcactgtcattcatatggtgtgtttcattttgatgattgtgttttcagttttgcacttcagtgtgctgtaaatgcttggtagtgtgcaagcaaatgcttagttgtgtgttctcaatgaatggtatgtgtgtgtcatttgaaaaaatggctgtgtgtaccaaatgaaaacacgagttccattttgtgaacaggtaagagatttgatggcaaagagtcatcttgcaaagggagtgtcaggtttagcattttgtgtgtgaggttttcagttttctgtgtgcagttttgagaaagacgttattgttttgaaaaacgtgtgttaacaattgagaaaaactgtatttgGACCAATGATCACATTACACTGACCACTGTATGTCTGAGTACAAAGATAGGGATACTGGTATGACGTTTTAGAACTTTCCTATTTGTTCATAGGAGACATCTTTATGGTGGATGAAGGTGGAACTGCCCCGATAACTTCTTCTCATTTGAAGGCCTCTGACGTGGACACCGTCCTGGATGAACTGGTGGTCAGTCTGATATCTCCACCCCAGTTTGGTTACATTGAAAATGTCCTGCCAAGTCCTGGCTTTGAGAAAAGTAACACAGGCATAAGCATAGGTAAGCATTAGGATATACCGTATGGTTTTATCACAGGTATGAAACAAAAAcgttttcaagtttcaagtgtttttcCGTTCTCTTTTCAACAGCCTCATTTTCATTCAAAGACATCATTGACAGTCAGGTGAACTATGTACAGTCCAGACACCAGAGGATGGAGCCCACAGTCGACCAGTTCATGCTCTGTGTGTCGGATGGGAAACACAGTTCTGCGCATGTACCCTTCTACATTATTATCAATCCAACAAATGATGAGATCCCAGACTTTGTGGCTCGCAATATCACAGTAAGTGTTCGTAGTCAGTCTCACTTATGAAGATGATAACAAACCGGAGAAATTCCAATATTGATTGATGTGCTTCTGCGATAAGGTACGAGAAGGAGAAACAAAGCAGCTGGACTCATCTGTGCTGCACGCAGCGGATCTGGACGTCCCGAGGAACGTCCTGCTGTTCAGCATCGTTAAAGCCCCTCAGCATGGCAGCATCATTGACCACAACAGTGAAAGGCCTGTCAGCAAGAGACGAGAGGCTATTCCCCACTCACCTGTGGTCGACTTTACGATGACAGATCTGGCTAATGGTACTTTTTACAagtctgtgtttcatttcagttttgtaCATAATTTTCACAGTTTGAACTTAGACCAAATCACAGCCACACCGAGACAGAGTTGCGCCCTCTCCCAATCAACCCATTTGTCCTACCACTTGGCGCTACCCCTTCGTTTTGCCCGTGGTCGTGAAGGGGTAGCCTTGTTCCATTTCTATATGTGGTGTAGGGGTAGTGAGCAACTAGCCCTTCAAACACCTCTTCAACATAATGTATTCAGGACACCCCTAATAATGAATGATAGACTGAAATACCAGAATGCTTGACGAATGGATGAGGTGAATCAACGTGACGACCCCTGCCAGTAAATCAGATAAATCGCTATTCCGGCCTTCAAAACTAGCGTGTAAACAGTCTTAA
This sequence is a window from Platichthys flesus chromosome 24, fPlaFle2.1, whole genome shotgun sequence. Protein-coding genes within it:
- the frem1a gene encoding FRAS1-related extracellular matrix protein 1a; translated protein: MASQGQIQAWTLLAVLLLGMTSSSHGSLVKVNKRLKVKRGQSAYLDEGDLQFHIPRQKDACKVEVVFKEPITQRVGELMPQVFDCHYLADEVKYVHNGCPLLKEDTVKLRLYRFTETETHMEVFTLHVDIVEPECSIIKLGPQSLEVPEFYSLSEALDGNALSFHYERRSSLECSIHLTGHDTHLPAHGQLVTGEPEKATKRGDEPESFIPLRQQLDNKARATCKTEDCLKGLKLVKMTKIPCDDFLLMGVRYQHRDPPSPDIDYITIRLDLKDSRSGSIYKSEQIWIPVRIVGAMPNQPPKPSFMSMFILEVDQFILTPLSTATLDAEDEETVKQLLVFNITKPPVDGFLTHLSDHTRPISSFTWLDLNDMLIGYQPPNSSHTQRRNYEIEFGVHDFFFEKSPSMTVHVSVRNADTNAPRVSWNMGLSLLEGQSRPITWDQVQIVDNDNLKAVRVITVDGLQHGRLTVRGGKGFMFTVNDIRAGEVCYHHDDSDSTKDFIIFRITDGRHQTRHKFPINILPKDDSPPFFITNMLLEVSEGQTALLMGSTLQASDMDSSDDYILFNITRPPRAGEVMKIPGPGLTGYPVSHFLQRDLSQSLVYYRHLGTEVFDDSFEVVLSDFHDPPNLSEPQMVLVHIEAVPDQPPKEVPGASRCLVNKETEVVHITRQQLHFVDLESPDSELTYTVTTPPFHIGPHSTPDAGRLFLVDSIPKFTKDSNAPVLRLFTQHAVNFMKVAYMPPIMDIGPYPQHIQFVLSVTNRLGKTVTGICFNITVTPEDNQPPQVITNALTVDEGGECWLGPEHLLLSDIDSMEEALRVALQKEPQHGAMQIGGLLLQPGQAFTVQDVKSFKVSYNHDNSETLEDNIELSATDGSNSVNFILQVKVKPNNEEVPVLVAGLKPVLNCAEGQEITITAEYIFASDADSDNSSLGFLIARQPYHGVVLRNGVVIDHFLQADITAGIITYKHTGLEIGLTPRHDTITFVISDGETENYALCCGGGNPTRTRGTAQLRDSLPVYDLQITVFPVDSQAPSLETGDIFMVDEGGTAPITSSHLKASDVDTVLDELVVSLISPPQFGYIENVLPSPGFEKSNTGISIASFSFKDIIDSQVNYVQSRHQRMEPTVDQFMLCVSDGKHSSAHVPFYIIINPTNDEIPDFVARNITVREGETKQLDSSVLHAADLDVPRNVLLFSIVKAPQHGSIIDHNSERPVSKRREAIPHSPVVDFTMTDLANGMDLTYMHDDSENMEDTFTIQLTDGRHQLHRQVMVKVLPVNDEEPRTIRNNGLEVEPGETRLISSATLFAHDGDSPSSEVMYIFESVPTQGLLQLKEGQEWVTLTAGKNCSQEMVDMNLLRYVHTGLHTAKTQDFFVFHLLDGTNQSPPQHFHISVKDLEKGNIAIFVKPVNVSRGDRVVLTTDVLLATDGTEKPEELMYVITNPPAQGHIEYINHPGLAISTFSQMDIAANLVAYVHDNRAKAHKENFQFVVSNGKSSRNGSFEVTVEMVDRVLPSLSSNKGITVPQGSSIILGPDCLALSDPDTPPSVLTFTLLQPPQYGRLLLVDTTLTAGSNFTLRHIQEMGVSYKHDGGPSQIDRFAFTASDSTNRGFLLDGRLHLEPVFFTIQIKPLDKSAPVVVKLLPLWKAEDLGDGRYGIYLSSRELKAHDIDSREEELIFSIVRPPYFGYLENMTTGGFVRQSFSQAELNKRTIIYIINPDWESLSDSLEFTVSDPLGNTGPSHILEFSWSSVELSLSQLSVCEEQGGVSLDIIRKGNLAVSSYITVKVKAVTATAGKDFLISPSSLIQLDPGVSKRSWQIKIIQDYLEEAEETFEVLLISPEATTIGTINMAQIIIRDSGKGQCRLNQDQEAPLLGGEEIRSDTYPRHGSIKLEKLPLGTESVLWARGDSISRPASLPKKKLRVIGNPKSIAPSSVFHNGTEIVYTYHGIMQVQVEDDTSPSRKGRKANIRVVSRGTQQHAAAALTESKHGPQRKISEHQKTELVKGHASTDNFIPKPCVPALMGLLHVNQTTNQLFHCNGVSWKPWAPTDQMVGAQKCPQGWTFHSGQCYTLSSEHKATWSTANRACRERYKGSLASVLSKDDMDWLWDFSGRKPFWIGLNDREGRGRWEWVGGEPVTYTNWRKTPPRSKRKGGKKCILVWRRAKWQIRDCKSSRGHRFVCSVKT